From Mytilus galloprovincialis chromosome 9, xbMytGall1.hap1.1, whole genome shotgun sequence, the proteins below share one genomic window:
- the LOC143045643 gene encoding tektin-3-like isoform X2 yields the protein MEYLGHTQTATYMTGPRLGGSNTQTFLPSISTMQASYKANDTYPAPSPLRRSLTTLPWRPSTYYQTARVNPSSALVRSMPEPFSARNQLSELDNVKVPSVFAAARNAMYTRFSPNDWANSNQSNYLVSDKTRSAAERLRFDTVRLCRETDDKTKRTQSDVGKRLGERIGDISFWKTEVNHETDNMMTEIGALNEAKRILEKALQETENPLHISQECLYHREKRQGIDLVHDNPEKELIREVDIIKRCQDKMRNTVERANVQLGLNRAAQHELEKDEGDKFNALNLDNSCHQMRNNSRGLSFHNGIARVDHTVSVPESWAKFSNDNIQRSQSERAASRQMRNEIESVLNSCANEMWQEWNNVNVNLTKRCQESTDARNRLQTHLSKVLQEIFDMEKNIELIKKAIQDKEQPMQVAHSRLETRTHRPNVELCRDPVQHRLVSEVQEITETVESLQMKLRMAENALQELLRTKAALEQDLAIKNNSIFIDREKCLGMRKTFPMSPRIVSV from the exons ATGGAATACTTGGGTCACACACAGACTGCCACCTATATGACCGGTCCAAGGCTCGGTGGTAGCAATACACAAACATTTTTGCCTAGTATAAGTACAATGCAAGCTTCATATAAGGCCAATGACACTTATCCTGCCCCTTCACCTCTAAGGAGATCTTTAACCACACTTCCTTGGAGGCCAAGTACATACTACCAAACCGCACGTGTAAATCCTAGTTCAGCTTTAGTCAGAAGTATGCCAGAACCTTTCTCTGCTAGGAATCAACTTTCTGAATTGGACAATGTTAAAGTTCCTTCAGTGTTTGCTGCGGCTAGAAACGCTATGTATACACGATTTTCTCCTAACGATTGGGCTAATTCAAATCAAAGTAATTATTTAGTTTCGGATAAAACAAGAAGTGCTGCTGAACGTCTACGATTTGATACAGTTCGTCTATGCAGAGAAACGGACGACAAAACAAAGAGAACACAAAGCGACGTTGGTAAACGTCTTGGAGAGCGAATCGGTGATATTTCATTCTGGAAAACGGAGGTTAATCATGAAACAGATAACATGATGACAGAAATTGGAGCCCTGAATGAAGCCAAGAGAATTTTGGAGAAAGCTCTACAGGAGACAGAAAATCCTCTTCACATTTCTCAAGAGTGTCTGTACCACAGAGAAAAACGTCAAGGAATTGACCTTGTACATGATAACCCAGAGAAAGAATTGATTCGG GAAGTAGATATCATCAAAAGATGTCAAGACAAGATGAGAAATACCGTAGAACGGGCCAACGTACAACTTGG TCTAAACCGTGCTGCACAACACGAGTTAGAGAAGGACGAGGGAGACAAGTTCAATGCATTGAACCTTGATAATAGCTGTCATCAGATGAGGAACAACTCCAGGGGATTGTCATTCCACAATGGAATCGCAAGAGTAGACCACAC TGTATCAGTACCAGAGTCATGGGCTAAGTTCAGCAATGACAACATTCAAAGATCACAGAGTGAGAGAGCTGCCTCCCGTCAAATGAGAAACGAGATAGAAAGTGTGCTCAACTCATGTGCCAATGAAATGTGGCAGGAATGGAACAATGTCAATGTTAATCTGACCAAGAGATGCCAGGAATCAACTGATGCTAGAAACAGACTCCAGACACATCTGTCCAAG GTTCTTCAAGAAATTTTCGATATGGAGAAGAACATTGAATTAATAAAGAAGGCCATCCAGGATAAGGAACAACCCATGCAGGTGGCTCATTCTCGTCTGGAAACCAGAACACACAGACCTAATGTTGAATTATGTAGAGATCCAGTACAACACAG ACTTGTATCAGAAGTACAAGAGATTACAGAAACAGTAGAATCTCTCCAGATGAAACTTAGAATGGCTGAAAATGCACTCCAAGAACTGCTCCGTACAAAAGCAGCATTAGAACAAGATTTAGCCATTAAGAACAACAGTATTTTCATCGACAGAGAAAAATGTCTTGGCATGCGTAAAACCTTCCCAATGTCACCACGTATTGTCTCAGTTTAG
- the LOC143045643 gene encoding tektin-3-like isoform X1, with product MPGDLLTASFPCDACRCAKLYSGNEAVPTFRPPKMEYLGHTQTATYMTGPRLGGSNTQTFLPSISTMQASYKANDTYPAPSPLRRSLTTLPWRPSTYYQTARVNPSSALVRSMPEPFSARNQLSELDNVKVPSVFAAARNAMYTRFSPNDWANSNQSNYLVSDKTRSAAERLRFDTVRLCRETDDKTKRTQSDVGKRLGERIGDISFWKTEVNHETDNMMTEIGALNEAKRILEKALQETENPLHISQECLYHREKRQGIDLVHDNPEKELIREVDIIKRCQDKMRNTVERANVQLGLNRAAQHELEKDEGDKFNALNLDNSCHQMRNNSRGLSFHNGIARVDHTVSVPESWAKFSNDNIQRSQSERAASRQMRNEIESVLNSCANEMWQEWNNVNVNLTKRCQESTDARNRLQTHLSKVLQEIFDMEKNIELIKKAIQDKEQPMQVAHSRLETRTHRPNVELCRDPVQHRLVSEVQEITETVESLQMKLRMAENALQELLRTKAALEQDLAIKNNSIFIDREKCLGMRKTFPMSPRIVSV from the exons ATGCCAGGGGACTTGCTTACAGCCTCATTTCCTTGTGATGCTTGTCGGTGTGCCAAACTTTACTCGGGAAATG AAGCTGTACCTACATTTAGACCTCCCAAGATGGAATACTTGGGTCACACACAGACTGCCACCTATATGACCGGTCCAAGGCTCGGTGGTAGCAATACACAAACATTTTTGCCTAGTATAAGTACAATGCAAGCTTCATATAAGGCCAATGACACTTATCCTGCCCCTTCACCTCTAAGGAGATCTTTAACCACACTTCCTTGGAGGCCAAGTACATACTACCAAACCGCACGTGTAAATCCTAGTTCAGCTTTAGTCAGAAGTATGCCAGAACCTTTCTCTGCTAGGAATCAACTTTCTGAATTGGACAATGTTAAAGTTCCTTCAGTGTTTGCTGCGGCTAGAAACGCTATGTATACACGATTTTCTCCTAACGATTGGGCTAATTCAAATCAAAGTAATTATTTAGTTTCGGATAAAACAAGAAGTGCTGCTGAACGTCTACGATTTGATACAGTTCGTCTATGCAGAGAAACGGACGACAAAACAAAGAGAACACAAAGCGACGTTGGTAAACGTCTTGGAGAGCGAATCGGTGATATTTCATTCTGGAAAACGGAGGTTAATCATGAAACAGATAACATGATGACAGAAATTGGAGCCCTGAATGAAGCCAAGAGAATTTTGGAGAAAGCTCTACAGGAGACAGAAAATCCTCTTCACATTTCTCAAGAGTGTCTGTACCACAGAGAAAAACGTCAAGGAATTGACCTTGTACATGATAACCCAGAGAAAGAATTGATTCGG GAAGTAGATATCATCAAAAGATGTCAAGACAAGATGAGAAATACCGTAGAACGGGCCAACGTACAACTTGG TCTAAACCGTGCTGCACAACACGAGTTAGAGAAGGACGAGGGAGACAAGTTCAATGCATTGAACCTTGATAATAGCTGTCATCAGATGAGGAACAACTCCAGGGGATTGTCATTCCACAATGGAATCGCAAGAGTAGACCACAC TGTATCAGTACCAGAGTCATGGGCTAAGTTCAGCAATGACAACATTCAAAGATCACAGAGTGAGAGAGCTGCCTCCCGTCAAATGAGAAACGAGATAGAAAGTGTGCTCAACTCATGTGCCAATGAAATGTGGCAGGAATGGAACAATGTCAATGTTAATCTGACCAAGAGATGCCAGGAATCAACTGATGCTAGAAACAGACTCCAGACACATCTGTCCAAG GTTCTTCAAGAAATTTTCGATATGGAGAAGAACATTGAATTAATAAAGAAGGCCATCCAGGATAAGGAACAACCCATGCAGGTGGCTCATTCTCGTCTGGAAACCAGAACACACAGACCTAATGTTGAATTATGTAGAGATCCAGTACAACACAG ACTTGTATCAGAAGTACAAGAGATTACAGAAACAGTAGAATCTCTCCAGATGAAACTTAGAATGGCTGAAAATGCACTCCAAGAACTGCTCCGTACAAAAGCAGCATTAGAACAAGATTTAGCCATTAAGAACAACAGTATTTTCATCGACAGAGAAAAATGTCTTGGCATGCGTAAAACCTTCCCAATGTCACCACGTATTGTCTCAGTTTAG